Within Ipomoea triloba cultivar NCNSP0323 chromosome 9, ASM357664v1, the genomic segment GAATTATTAAGTGATTCAAAACAACCTTTATGGCCAAGGTGTAGTAAATATACTCGGTTATCTGCTGTTCtgaaattattcaatttaaaagttgGAAATGGATGGAGCGACAAGAGTTTTACAGCTTTACTTGGGTTATTAAAAGATATGCTTCCAGAAGATAATGAACTTCCAAAGAATACATATGATGCCAAGAAAATTATGTGTCCCATGGGTATGGAGTATGAAAAGATACATGCTTGTCCTAACGATTGCATATTGTTTAGGAATGATTACAAAGAATTGCATGCATGTCCAATCTGTGGGGCATCTCGGTACAAACCAAGAGAGCATGTTGTTGGTACGGCAAGTTTAAAAGGGCCACCAGCTAAAGTTTTGTGGTATATCCCAATTGTTCTAAGATTTAAGCGTTTGTTTTCAAATCCAAGTGACGCGAAAAACTTAACATGGCATGTAGATAAAAGAATATCTGATGGAAAGCTTCGTCACCCTGCGGATTCTCCTCAATAGAAAACTTTTGATAATGCTTTTCTTGAATTTGGCCATGAGTCTAGAAATCTTAGACTTGGACTTTGTACTGAAGGAATAAACCCTCACGGAAACCTAAGTAGTAAGCATAGCTCGTGGCCAGTAATGTTGGTGATTTATAATCTACctccttggttgtgtatgaaatgcaaatatatattattgtgtttgatgatatCTGGTCCAAAACAACCAGGTAATGATATAGATGCCTTTTTGGCACCTTTGGTTGAAGATTTGAAAAAATTGTGGGATGAAGGTGTGATAGTGTTTGATGCATAACGGAAAGAGAATTTTAAGTTGCAAGCTATGCTTTTCTGCACAATCAATGACTTTCCAGCTTATGGAAACCTGTCTGGGTATAGTGTCAAAGGACATAAGGCATGCCCTATTTGTGAAGAGAATACATGCTATTATCAACTTGTTCATGGTAGAAAGACAGTTTACATGGGTCACCGGAGGTTTCTTGATAGATTTCACCCTTATAGGAGATTAAAAAAGGCTTTCAATGGGCAACAAGACTATACAAATGCTCCACAACCACTGACTGGGATTGAAGTTTATGAACGTGTGCAAggtataaatgttacttttggtAAGACTCAAAAGCTAATATCTCAAAGAGGTAAGAGGTCAAAAACTAATGTTGAGATACGTTCAAATGAAAAGAgtccatggaaaaaaaaatctatattctTTGATCTTCCATATTGGAAGACATTAGATGTGAGGCATAGTATTGATGTGATgcatgtggagaaaaatgtaTGTGATAGTATTGTTG encodes:
- the LOC116029700 gene encoding uncharacterized protein LOC116029700, which translates into the protein MDKSWMHASRISREYDDRVKEFLDFAKRRLPNNNGRFFCPCKKCCNLTKLSANDIYDHLICDGINLSYTKWIWHGEGGERTSTSNTFVENEANKDDESEDRLDEMFRDVGEEFTDRSNELDELLSDSKQPLWPRCSKYTRLSAVLKLFNLKVGNGWSDKSFTALLGLLKDMLPEDNELPKNTYDAKKIMCPMGMEYEKIHACPNDCILFRNDYKELHACPICGASRYKPREHVVGTASLKGPPAKVLWYIPIVLRFKRLFSNPSDAKNLTWHVDKRISDGKLRHPADSPQ